In the genome of Amphiura filiformis chromosome 11, Afil_fr2py, whole genome shotgun sequence, the window tggctgttaccatggcaacggggatattttccccaaatttatttcatgtgtgtttgtttcaggtcaaggtgcatcaaatatgaaagtttaaaggaaatccattttttgaccgtggcaaacattttaaaaaaattctccaaaataacagataatgcctcttaaattCCACactcccgctgtggaagattcaggttgaatctttctcagaggatatAGTATGAACTTCGAACTCTAATGtgtacattccatttgaaattcataccccctatGAAAGGTTCTAAACAGTAGTGGGAATTTAAACGTAATAACCCAATCGGAAAGTAAACAGGAACCTATCTCTGGAGCAGATTGTCAATTGATGTGTACAGGGTGGTCAATAAAAAGAGGGTTCTAACGAATGTGgtggtatttaaaaatatattttcaacaatCATTCAGTGTTTATATATTGTAAAAGCCTTTAACTATATTGTGTAGGAAATCAGAATTAGTTTGATACTACTGTTGTCCTCGAATGTAGAAATGGTTGCAGAACCAACTTCATAGGCAGCTGTTTAAAAAACTGTATGACTAATTCTTGTTTTACTGTTTCATACACAAATAGCATCCAGGTCAGGATACAGCGTAGACTCGATAAAGATCATCAAAAGGATGACCTGAAATTTCAAGAGAAATTGGGGCAAGGAAGTATGGGCATAATTTTCAAGGCAACTTTCAACAAACATGACGTAGCAGTTAAGAGGTTGCAACATCACAAGTACGTTTCCAGTTTTTCACTGATATTGTTTGGTTATGTAGGTAATGGGCATACTTATAGTTACTTGGGGTCGATTTCACAAAACAGTTCGTCAAACACATTGTAACCCTTCCATATGATATAGATGTAAAGCTAGTTTAATAGTATActgtcatgccgcttgccgccgAGCGACACGcatgcgcattgcagacaaacggatacAATTCCcagatgatttaagtactacccaacaccccactCGGTTAACCATGCATGCATAGCAGTGTGAggaaacatgacaccactgctctgctACTGCAcagaagtgcatggttaaatttgaatttggacagttatgtcaacaacaataaaaacactgtcaaaataccagtcgatttcacattttatgttatcaacagaaggtgtgaattatctttCATGCACACATAagttttgttctgaaatcgaccgagtaataatgacacacacaattttaaaacaacatcttttgcacgaaattcaatgggatttgaaaaataaagtgtcatttgaaactctggtgataacacttaATTCATCCTTTGGGCTATATATTCTACATGGGCCATTGCATTATTTTCTACAGTCCATGTACAAACCCTATGGCAGATGTAGCATTACTCATTCACATAGTGGGTACAGACTGTGcgaaagattaagatcatgtcttcaatagcgggtgtatggatttctaatgGGAAAGCCCATTGAACCCCAAAACAATTGGAgcttattttcaatatttcacgCAGATGTCATTACATGACATAGTACTCTGCTGAACTTTTTTCTTTCTGTATACAATGTAGAGGTACAAATATTCACGAGCTTAAAAGGTATTGAGGAAGGAAGCTGAACTCCTGAAGAAGTTTGACTCGAACAATGTCATCCGGCTGTGGGGCTTGTGCGAGGAGAAAGGTGAGTTCGATCAACTTATATTATCTTGGTGGTAAAGTCCACAAATCGGCATGATAGTCTGTCTAAAGAAAGCAAAtcaagacctgagtgcaagaagaccgtaagtccacttggcccctcaacatgtatacactaaagttacgtatagtttcctCAGGGTTTTATAGTGATTAATACATGTTCCTGggtaaaaacatcatgaaagcttgtgaaagatttgttttggcccctgaacatgtataaaacatcaccaaactatacgaaactatacgcaactttagtgtatacatgcttaggggccaagtggacttacggtcttcttgtgctcaggttAAAACTTGATATCAGAGTTTAGCCAAGATATTCATCTTCTGAAAATCCTGATAAACTTACCTGTTTCTGCCGCCATGTAACTCCGTCATCGAACTGCATGCTGCTCCTGCATTGAAAATTTATAGAAAGGGCGTTGAAATCTCGGATTTTCTTCGAGCCATTTCTATAGATTTTGAGTTGATGTCATACAAAACTGTTAAgccaataataataaatacaaaaacACGATAAATGAAAGGTCTTAAGCTCGATTAAATTATTGGTATCTATTCGTTGTAAGTGACGCAATTTTTTGATCTGCTTTCACAGATGGACCAAATTCAACCTTAATGATTATCATGGAGTATATGAAACGTGGTACACTAAAAGAAACACTTGAGACACTTCACAAGCAGGAAGGCAGGGACAACATCGACTGGTCTCGTCGCGTTCACATGGCTTTGGGAGGGGCTTTAGGTCTCTTTCGAATTCACAGCATGGTACCCCCAATGCTGCACTGTTGTGTCGACAGCAAGAAGTTTCTAGTCGATCGATCTTATGAAGTGAAAGTAAGTACACGGTCGGtgttgtcatactgcagttactgtccgttttcctatacacactacacagtgctctcaccattgacgcgcgacctttacaaaaattaatagtctatgttagaagtatattgcatttgcctagttaacatcactgtgtgaaaaataaccggccaatatttaaactattctccaaacttctagcaaatatatttctctaacatgacctaaaattacagctaggttagatgttcagaaggggtcgcactttcgtagaatatgagtgaggcaaagtatagctagctcatagctagccaactccccgtgttaattgaatggagatttgaccgaaaatattgagctatattggtaacggcccgctccgttctgaaggatgccaaaaaaaaaacggtacacgctacatttaaactattctatgaaattctagaaaatatagttttgtaacatgtcctgaatttttagctaatttaggtttttggagagggtcgcacttttgtgttttagcaaggatatgtaaacgacagataacaccaaaaatatgaagaaattatttccaaaccgtgttaagtcaacaatcattatgttgctcattttcaagaatgctggttaacaaaaagcaggccattgtctcatttcgtgaacaaaggtccacataccattgtttactttcgtttcctttataatcggttacccaactgaagctataataccagctttattgcgatatcgcacatgtaaaacagacacatgtgcacaaccagagaagatccgatttaatcagttgagctgtttcaatgagtgttatcttggtttaatagcttttaatgggggttaagtcctgcaaaggtcgagatgaattctactgtagacatgactgcatcatgtgtgcTATTGAAAAGCATTAACATTGTGTTCACGATTCACGAGTGGTTGAGAACTCCCATAAAATAACATGTACGACACGCTCGTTACTTCATGGAAGTCGCCATTTTCTCAAAACGTTCTTGAACTATAGAGGGCGTAAATTACTAACCTATTAAATAGGCCTCACGCACTACAGTCAGAACGCGGTCATACGCCACTAATGGTTAAATGCTAAATTACTAATTAAGTAACACAATTTGTCTTATATTTCTACTTAACAGATTACTGATGTGGGTTTCGCGCACACAAGAAGCTCTTCCGGCAAAAATCATGAAACACGGTCAATAGGTTACTCTGCACCAGAACTTGTGATGAGCAAACGCCACCCGTATGATTCACGTAGCGAAATATTCTCGTAAGTTGTAACTGTTTCCCGAACTGTTTGCAGATGAAAATGGAACTTAGTTATCGACAGCCCTTTCATACTTAGACAGCCCGTGACCCATTTCATTagggttacttaatgaaataaagGAGTGTTTAAAACGAGTTACACATGaatagggatcaaaggtcatgtCATGTTTGTTTGCAGTTACACGTGATGCCATTGATGCCGCTTTTATTGTTACTATGTGGCAGTTGTTGCTTTTTGCTGTTGTTAATATTAATGTTCTTATTTTTACGTATGTTGCTGGTCATGTATTTTGTTGttatcagggttcggtttttgccggcaaaaacctgtttttgccggcaaagtggcaaaaacctggcaaaaactgtttttgccagtttttgcctggtttaaaccggcaaaaatggcaaaaactggcaaaaactcacatatagtcacccAAATATtgaaaagtgacacagaaagctcataaacagtaacacacaacttttaacgaatcattcaacatatttctttgtctcattaagtccttaaaatgaaaaagttttgaatttgatacatgccacatttcggttaactgcacttgagcaatgaaaacgcatgcctttaatttcttaatatattgcttataattacaaaatctggccttgttacactcgggatcttatttttgtaacttaattatttgttttgagatgaaaaactgaactttaaatcactttttagtttttgccattttgccggcaaaactggcaaaaactgtttttgccaagtggttaaaaccgcggttaaaaccgcggttttttccacctgtggcaaaaacctgcgaaccctggttgttattgttgttttttcggTTTTCTTATCCAGACCCAAATGTGAGTCAATGATAGATCATGTGCAAAATCAATCGTGATATTTAAAATTAACATTTGTCCTTTTGAAAGACACGGATTATAAAAATTGAATCGAGCATCTGGTACTCAAACTACATGTGAAGGTAAAATCAAAACGATCTGTATAGGCCTATTCCAACTTTTCTATTGCTATTATGGTCATGATTATGGTTAATAGTATTGCAACTTGGTTTTTTTATGTCTTAGAAGAATGTATGTACCTGAAAGTGCAAGTTAATTACCACCTGCAAGAAGACATTATTTGAATAATGGGAAATATGTTTAATAAAGTTTGGTGCAAATAATTTAATGTCATGATCCTGAATACTTGTACTTAATCAACCCAtgtcttttaaaaatattttttctcagGTTTGGTGTTGTTATGTTGGAGATCGCCACTTGCAAAGAACCGAATAAAGGCAAGTGCCATAGCTTTAAAGCATTAATTTAGGTGCATTAATGCAAAATTATTGAATACAACATTAAACGGGTTTTGTGTGCTGTTAATTGACCTAATCGGTAATTccatatttatttcatatttatcaatatttaccaaaatacccgtaggccaaattacatgatacATTTACAGAGATAAAACATCAAaactaataataacaataatactgTATGGCGCTTGCTATAGCGCATATAAATGCACAAATTGTTAAGTTTGCCATAAATATTACACACAGAGTGATATAAAATATTGCACTCTTCAAAAATAGACAACAATATTCAGATATCGGGATTAAATAAGGGAGCAGCACTATGCATGCAGGATACAAGAAGTAGGGTAGGGTGGGGTTGTATGGAGGTGCAGTCACTGACCATTCATGTAAGATGTTTTATAATCATCGCTGAGGAAGGAATTTTAAATAACACAATTGGAACATTCAACTATTGGAAAATACTTTTTTATTACTTATAGACGACGACGAGCTAACAgaacaagtccctgatttgtcAAATCTTCCAGAAAAGTACATGGCCTTGGTCAACAGGTGCCGAGACAAAGAAAGGGATCTGCGTCCCATGGCCGTAGGTATGACGTTTCTATGGTTCAGTGTTACTGATCATATCACAGATTGCAGATTGGTTAGTAACTGATTACGTCAACTGCTTGCTGCCACTGATTACTTGTTGTTGATTCATTATACAGCTGAATAGGAATGATCTGATTActaaaataatgaatgtttttcaCACTTGCTGATCGTCATATTAATATGAGCACTTGCAACTTTTTTATGATATCATTATCCTGATTGTTATGCTTTAAATGAACACCGAACTTATGATCTACATCTACGGCCGATTTTACAACTTTCGGTCTGAATATAAGAACCAAAAATGTCTATAAaactgatgatcggtatacccaatgatcgtaagtgagggtatgctgtgaaactagtagtaacggttgccttttccagaggtctacactttgaatttgtttcttacgctcacctgtaatgggtttgagcacttttaattccaaagttagtcacctgaaaaacaatacttgttatattacgcccccactatttatagtggttgagcactttcgactacttttggagtagagactgtgctggaatggctaggtttgtcatggttttgacaccacagaatgtatatacatgtatatgcattaatgttaagttgaaaccatgacaaattatcagtctgatgatcggtatacccaatgatcgtaagtgagggtatgctgtgaaactagtagtaacggttgccttttctagaggtctatactttgaattggtttcttacgctcacctgtaatgggtttgagcacttttaattccaatgttagtcacctgaaaaacaatACTTGTTATATAAAATTGATTCTACATAATTAAATGTCCATCAAAAGTATTAATAAACTCGGTGACTCTGAATGCAGCTAGAAGATTAACTTTGTCTGGATTCGACTCAACGCGTTTGTCCACTTCACGCAGCCATAAATTCAGTAATCAGCTCTATACGGAACCAATCAATGATAGCAAAATTGTAAGCAGCAAATCGGTTACTGACCAATCAGTAACTAGCTATCGGCCAACCATCAATCGGTGATCAAGCTTTTACGCCAGCCAGCCGTTCTTACAGCTACTGTTGGTGGTTGATGGTGTTTATTTTAGAAGATCTGACGTTATTTATATCTTTTAGTTAGAAATTTGTTACTAAGATCCACTGAAGAGTATTTGATATAAGATGGAACACCATAAAGGTGTTTAAAGGATACATTTCAGACGTTCATGTATCTGATCGCTTGTCGTTGATATAAAATGGAACACTATAACAGTGTAATACTAATAATACATTTCAGAGGTACATGCAGCTGATCGATATAGCTTACTGTTGATATACCATAATGGTTTTTAAATAATACATTTCAGGCGTAGAGGGCTACATGCAGTTGATCGATATCGTTTATAAAATTATTGTGTATAAATGATACATTTCAGGCGCTcatgtgtgtattttgtttaacacaaatgttttaacatgttttaaaaaacatcTAAATAaagatttcatttaaaaataatCAGACGAAAGATCCTACATCAACAAATATTTGCATCATGTAAATGGACAAGATCTGAGACACTCCGGCATGTCCGGTGAATATTTAATGATGTGGCTAACTTTGATCAACTTCTCATACAgctgttttgtttattttatatagaTTTAGTAGAAGAACTACAACACATTGAAAACGACCTTGATGAAGATGTAGAGATGATATGTGAGTAATAGGTGTGTATAAAGTGTATGGGGATTTGGTGGTGGGGTGTGTGGGAGCGGGGTGGAGTATGTGAAGATGTGTGTGGGGTGTGCGGCGTTGTGTGAGTTGTGATGGGTGGGGATTAACGGATTTGTTGGGGTGTTGGGTgggtttcatactgcagttactgtccgttttcctatacacaatacacagtgctctttcccattgacgcgtgacacCTACAAATAGCCCAACGTTAAaactatggggatatgactagttaacgtcgctgtgtgaaaaataaccggccaatattaaaagtactcttctaaagttctagaaaatatagtttttaacatgtcctaaatttttagctaatttagatgtttggaaatattcgtactttggtgttttagttaatgttataggtaatagtacattgcctagttaacgtcgctgtgtaaaaaataaccggccaatattaaaagtactcttctaaaattctagacaatatagttttgtaacatgtcctacatttttagctaatttaggtgtttggagagggtcgtacttttgtgttttaggaaggacatgtaaacgacagataacaccaaaaatatgaagaaattatttcctaaCCGTGTTAattcaacaatcattatgttgctcattttcaagaatgctggtttacaaaaagcacgccattgtctgatttcgtgaacaaagccacacataccattgtttcctttcgtttcctttataatcggttacccaactgaagctatgaataccagctttattgcgatatcgcacatgaaaacagacacttgtaggctacttgtgcacaaccagagaagatccgatttaatcagttgagctgtttcaatgagtgttatcttggtttaatagcttttaatggggttaagtcctgcaaaggtcgagatgaattctactgtagacatgactgcatcatgtttggagggtatttttaaataattagtTGTGCTGTTTTTCGGGGGAAAACGTTAACTTACGGATAAATTATGTGTTCATATCTAAATATCTTAGAATTGACGTTGGCAGCTAAGGAACTGGAGTTCCCGTATCCTatcctattttattttttgtattaaaataaacagGCTCGGACAGTAAGTGTTTGTTAGACTTTGTAAACTTTTCTATATAGTGACAATTGCTTTTTtacatttcttttcctttttcagttAAGAAGTGAGCACATCCTAATGACCAAAGTTCTGTAGAAGTTTTCCAGAACGTGCAGTACTAGTGTTGTATTGGGGACTGCTACGGTGATTTAGAAACAAATTGGTGATTAATCACTGATGAAACTGTACTTTTAAAGTGGTAATGAAAGTTATTGACACATACTGAGAAATGGAATTTGCTTTGATTGTgacgaaactggtctcaaattatttgtcttgttgcaaaaaaatcagaaaaaggatagttttaactATCTTAGGTGCGTCCTTATCCTGGTAACACGAGAATTTGTCAATGTCAAATTGATTCAATATAGAACTCAATAGGTATTGTcgattttttttctgatttatcatggaAAGGTCAACAATTTGGGACTATTTTCAaccaaatcggagcattttttaatGTTGCTCCATACCATGTTATGAATTTTGAAGTTGACCTCTGTGTAAAAGTTCAAGGACTTTTTGCCACCAATTAAGGGCGCTGTTGACACATGGTTAAAATTGCTCCACAGCTTATAATGATAAGCGCTATAAGTACTGCATCTCTGCAAAATACcgaaatttaacatgatttgtaaGATTGTTGGAAATTATTGGACAAGTACTGCTAATTTATGTATAGAAGAAACAACGTTAAATTGTGCAACATTTTCGAGCACCTTCCGTAACTTTTATTATTAAAGACGGATCATAGATGAGTAGTTTCGAACCCTAAcccaaagttcaatgacctttttattttgtaaaatgcttttaaaaatgtCTAAATGTCTTTATGGTTGAAGAAAGGAGATATttttgtatacagggtgtcccagaaaaaaatacatgGTGATTGAATTTGGAcgcaagtcgagaaatagacatcagaatccaaaaatctaaacatcagcgtgtagctcaTTTTATTCTGCATCCGATACGTAAATTTGATTGGAAtcgattgcgaagaaatgagcgattacataacgcatgcgtcaatttacttcattccaagtttgaaagaaagatcattcaatacattgcgcactatagtggttaactgtcaatgggcttcacgttttgttctgtgaaatccttttcgttcattttatacaatctgtttcttgcaaaacatttaattagtctttgttcaaatttgaaaacctgcacaatattgaaaatgaaaacttgcatgtaagatgatgctcgatacttgtaaatatcttttttcgttaatgttgatataaatgttgcataaggAATTATTGCAGAAAAGAATCTAGCTGGCTTAAAAAGTTCTCACACATATTGATGTTtttgaaattgtaatgcaaagtttaaa includes:
- the LOC140164213 gene encoding mixed lineage kinase domain-like protein isoform X2, whose protein sequence is MIIMEYMKRGTLKETLETLHKQEGRDNIDWSRRVHMALGGALGLFRIHSMVPPMLHCCVDSKKFLVDRSYEVKITDVGFAHTRSSSGKNHETRSIGYSAPELVMSKRHPYDSRSEIFSFGVVMLEIATCKEPNKDDDELTEQVPDLSNLPEKYMALVNRCRDKERDLRPMAVDLVEELQHIENDLDEDVEMICE
- the LOC140164213 gene encoding mixed lineage kinase domain-like protein isoform X1; this translates as MIIMEYMKRGTLKETLETLHKQEGRDNIDWSRRVHMALGGALGLFRIHSMVPPMLHCCVDSKKFLVDRSYEVKITDVGFAHTRSSSGKNHETRSIGYSAPELVMSKRHPYDSRSEIFSFGVVMLEIATCKEPNKDDDELTEQVPDLSNLPEKYMALVNRCRDKERDLRPMAVDLVEELQHIENDLDEDVEMIFKK
- the LOC140164213 gene encoding mixed lineage kinase domain-like protein isoform X3 — encoded protein: MIIMEYMKRGTLKETLETLHKQEGRDNIDWSRRVHMALGGALGLFRIHSMVPPMLHCCVDSKKFLVDRSYEVKITDVGFAHTRSSSGKNHETRSIGYSAPELVMSKRHPYDSRSEIFSFGVVMLEIATCKEPNKDDDELTEQVPDLSNLPEKYMALVNRCRDKERDLRPMAI